The following nucleotide sequence is from Streptomyces sp. NBC_00239.
CCCCGGCGACGCCATCGGCGACGAGGAACTCGGCGAACTCCTGGTCCGCCACCTGGGCCTGCTGATGGTGGGCGCCACGAAGATCACGCGCAAGCGGCTGATCAGAGAACCCCACAAGGGCTCCCGCAACACCGCGGCGGGCCCGGCCCGCCCCCGCACCACCGACCTGACGTCCCCCACCACCAGAGCCACCTGGCCCCCCGCCGAACCACCGGCCACCGAGGCCGCGCTCCGGGGTGACGGGCCTGGGGATGATGGGCTTGGGGGTGATGGGCCTGGGGGTGACGAGCTCGGGGGTGACGGGCCTGGGGGTGACGGGCCTGGGGGTGACCGGGCTGAGGGTGACGAGCTTGGGGGTGACGAGCTTGGGGGTGACCGGCCTGGGGGTGACGGGCGTGAGGGTGACCAGCAGGGAGGTGACGGGTCCGGGGGTGGCGCGGGTCCGGGTGGCCGCCGGGCCGGCGGGGGGCCCGAGTTGGCGGACCTCGTGGACCTGCCCGTGGTGCTGGTCCGGCTGACGGGCGCGGCGGAGCCGGTCGCCGACCGGCTGGCCCTGGCGCCCTTCCGGCTCGCCGGACAGGCGGTCGTCATCGAGACGGGCCGGCCCGACGGGCCGTACCTCACCGAGGAGGCGGTCGCGCTGCTCGCGGGGCAGGGCGCCGTGCTCGTCGCCACGGACGGCACGTGCCGTACGGGGGCTGTCGCCGATGCGCTGGGCGTGGCCGGGGTGCCCCTGGTCACCGGGCTGACCGGTCTGGCCGCGCTGCCCGCCGAGGGCGCCCGCCTCCACGTGGTCCCCACCCCCAACCCCGCCTACACCCGGGTCTACGCCGTCACCCCACCCCCCAACTGACCCCAGCCCCACCACCGCCCGGTGGCCCAACCTCCCAGCCTCACCGGCCCCCTGGAGCACACCCCCCGGCTTCGCCGGTGCCCTGGGCATCAGCAGCCTCGCCAACGCCCTGAGGTGAACCTCGGCCTGAGCGGGGCACATCCAGCCTCGCCGGCGTTTGAGGCGCGGGGTCTGGGGCGGAGCCCCAGGACTGCAACCCGGCTGGCGCCGGGCACCGGGCTCCGCCCGGACCCGCGCCTCAAACGCCGGCGAGGCTGAAGGTTGCCCCTCAGGGCACCGGCGAGGCTGGAGTTGGTCCCTCAGGGCATCGGGGAGTGGGGGTCGCCCCTCAGGGCACCGGCGAGGCTGGAGTTGGTCCCTCAGGGCATCGGGGAGTGGGGGTCGCCCCTCAGGGCACCGGCGAGGCTGGGGATTGCCGCCAAGCCAAAGGGTTGCCCTCGGGCAGTCGGAGAGGCTGGAGGTGCGCCACAGTCAGCCGGCGGGGCCAGGCGGTGGCCGAGGCCGAAGTCCGCCGCAAACCCCGGCGGCGCCGCTACGGCTTCCTGGCGCCGCCGCCAAGGATCTGGCCCAGCAGATCACCGAGCCCACCGCCGCCGCCACCGGCGGCACCGGCACCGGCCCCACCGCCGGCCCCGCCGGCACCGGCGCCCCCCTTGCCGGCGGCCCGCTTCGCGAAGACCGCCATCAGCACCGGGATCAGCAGCTCGATCACCCGGGTGACGGCCGGCGCCGGGATGCCGGTCTTCTTGGACACCGCGTTGGCCACCGGCTTGCTCACCTTGGCGAGTACCCCCGCCATCAGCCCGCCGCCCAGCAGCCCGCCACCCAGCGTGGCCACGCCCTGGAGCGGCGGTTCGGACACCTCCGCGAACGCCTGGCGGACCTCGGCGCCTTCGTCGTCGTCCGCGCCCGCCTTCTCCTGGAGTCCGCCGGTGAGGGCGCCGACGGTCGTGCCGACCACGTTCCGGGCGCCGTCGTCGTCGGTGCCGAGGAGCCCGGCGATCTCGGTGAGCCGGTCGTCGCCGAGCTCTTGGAGCACGTCCTTCTCGAGGGAGTCATCGCTCATGGCTGAAACGCTACGTCTGTCCGGATTTGGCGGCACCTTGGGTCAAGGAAACATAAAAACGGAATCCGCCGTGCAACCGTCGGCCCCGGACGGCGGTCGTACTGTGCGTCGGCGCTTCCGGGAGGGATCCGGGGGGATCGGGAAGCCCGACGGGGGAGGGGAAACCGCGAGGGGGTTGCGGCCGCGAGGCCGGGACCCCCTCGATGTTTTCCACAGGCCGAACGGGCTGTCGGCGTACGGCGGTAACGTCTGGGCATGTCCAATCTGGCAGTGGTCGAAGGGGTGCTCGAGCGCATCACGTACGCCAACGAGGAGAACGGCTACACCGTCGCCCGGGTCGACACGGGGCGCGGGGCCGGCGATCTCCTCACGGTGGTCGGTGCCCTGCTCGGCGCGCAACCCGGTGAATCGCTGCGGATGGAGGGCCGCTGGGCCTCCCATCCGCAGTACGGCAAGCAGTTCACCGTGGAGAACTACACGACCCTGCTCCCGGCCACCGTCCAGGGCATCCGCCGCTACCTCGGCTCCGGCCTGATCAAGGGCATCGGGCCGCGGATCGCGGACCGGATCACCGACCACTTCGGGATCGACACGCTCGACGTGATCGAGCAGGAGCCGAAGCGGCTGATCGAGGTGCCCGGGCTCGGCCCCAAGCGGACCCGGATGATCGGGGCCGCCTGGGAGGAGCAGAAGGCCATCAAGGAGGTCATGGTCTTCCTCCAGGGTGTCGGCGTCTCCACCTCCATCGCGGTCCGCATCTACAAGAAGTACGGGGACGCCTCCATCTCCGTGGTGAAGAACCAGCCCTACCGGCTCGCCGCCGACGTGTGGGGCATCGGCTTCCTGACCGCCGACCGGATCGCCCAGGCCGTCGGGATCCCGCACGACAGCCCCGAGCGGGTGAAGGCCGGACTCCAGTACGCGCTGTCCCAGTCCACCGACCAGGGGCACTGCTTCCTGCCCGAGGACCGGCTGATCGCCGACGGGGTCAAGCTGCTCCAGGTGGACACCGGGCTGGTCATCGACTGCCTGGCCGAACTGGCGGGCGAGGACGAGGGCGTGGTCCGGGAGCAGGTCCCCGCGCCGGACGGCGGGCCGCCGCTCACCGCGGTCTACCTGGTGCCCTTCCACCGGGCGGAGCTCTCCCTGGCCGGCCAGGTGCGGCGGCTGCTGGGAGCCGAAGAAGACCGGATGTCCGGCTTCCGGGACGTCGACTGGGACAAGGCGCTGACCTGGCTGGCGGGGCGCACCGGCGCCCAGCTCGCCCCCGAGCAGCGCGACGCCGTCCGGCTGGCCCTGACCAGCAAGGTCGCCGTGCTCACCGGCGGGCCGGGCTGCGGCAAGTCGTTCACGGTGCGCTCGATCGTGGAGCTGGCCCGGGCGAAGAAGGCCAAGGTGGTGCTCGCCGCGCCCACCGGCCGGGCCGCCAAGCGGCTGGCCGAGCTGACCGGGGCCGAGGCCTCCACCGTGCACCGGCTGCTGGAGCTCAAGCCGGGCGGGGACGCGGCGTACGACCGGGACCGGCCGCTGGAGGCCGACCTGGTCGTGGTCGACGAGGCCTCGATGCTGGACCTGCTGCTGGCGAACAAGCTGGTCAAGGCGGTGGCGCCGGGGGCCCACCTGCTGCTCGTCGGGGACGTGGACCAGCTGCCCTCGGTGGGCGCCGGCGAGGTGCTCCGCGACCTGCTGGCCGACGGCGGCCCGGTGCCCGCCGTCCGGCTGACCCGGATCTTCCGGCAGGCCCAGCAGTCCGGTGTGGTCACCAACGCCCACCGGATCAACACCGGGCTGCCGCCGCTCACCGACGGACTGCCGGACTTCTTCCTCTTCGCCGAGGAGGACACCGAGGCGGCGGGCCGGCTCGCCGTGGACGTGGCCGCCCGCCGGATTCCGGCCAAGTTCGGGCTCGACCCGCGACGGGACATCCAGGTGCTCGCGCCCATGCACCGCGGCCCGGCCGGCGCCGGGAACCTGAACGGGCTGCTCCAGCAGGCCATCACCCCGGCCCGGCCGGACCTCCCCGAGAAGCGGTTCGGCGGCCGGGTCTTCCGGGTCGGCGACAAGGTCACCCAGATCCGCAACAACTACGAGAAGGGTGCCAACGGGGTCTTCAACGGCACGGTCGGCGTAGTGACCGCCCTGGACCCCGACGAGCAGCGGTTGACGGTGCGCACGGACGAAGACGAGGAGGTCACGTACGAGTTCGACGAGCTGGACGAGCTCGCGCACGCCTATGCCGTGACGATTCACCGTTCCCAGGGGAGTGAATACCCGGCGGTGGTGATCCCGATCACCACCGGAGCTTGGATGATGCTCCAGCGGAACCTTCTCTACACCGCTGTCACCAGGGCCAAGAAGCTGGTCGTCCTCGTCGGCTCGCGCAAGGCCCTGGGGCAGGCGGTGCGGACGGTTTCCGCAGGCAGGAGGTACACGGCCGTGGCCCCTAGGCTGTCCGGCCGTATACCGGTGGGAAACTTCACCTAGGGTTTCCGCTTTCGGGCCGGAGCGGGCAGGATGTGCAGGTTGGCGGCACTCAGTGCCGCCGCAGGGCCCAAAGTCCGACCCCGAGTGCACTCTCCTGCGCCAAATGGGGGAAGGTAGAGGCAGTCAGGGCACCTCGAAGAAGAGGCACTACGTCGGTGAGGGATGACGTGAGCGACAACTCTGTAGTACTGCGGTACGCGGACGGTGAATACACCTACCCGGTGGTCAACAGCACCGTCGGTGACAAGGGCTTCGACATCTCGAAGCTCCGGGCCCAGACCGGTCTGGTCACCCTGGACAGCGGCTACGGGAACACCGCTGCCTATAAATCCGCCATCACCTACCTCGACGGCGAGCAGGGCATCCTGCGGTACCGCGGGTACCCGATCGAGCAGCTGGCGGAGCGCTCGACCTTCATCGAGGTCGCGTACCTGCTGATCAACGGCGAGCTGCCGACCGTGGACCAGCTCGCGTCGTTCCGCAACGAGATCACCCAGCACACACTGCTGCACGAGGACGTCAAGCGCTTCTACGACGGCTTCCCGCGTGACGCGCACCCGATGGCGATGCTGTCCTCCGTGGTCAGCGCGCTGTCGACGTTCTACCAGGACAGCCACAACCCGTTCGACGACAAGCAGCGCCACCTGTCGACGATCCGGCTGCTGGCCAAGCTCCCGACCATCGCCGCGTACGCGTACAAGAAGTCGGTCGGCCACCCGGTGGTCTACCCGCGCAACGACCTCGGCTACGTCGAGAACTTCCTGCGCATGACGTTCTCCGTGCCGGCCCAGGAGTACGAGCTGGACCCGGTCGTGGTCTCGGCGCTCGACAAGCTGCTGATCCTGCACGCGGACCACGAGCAGAACTGCTCGACCTCCACGGTCCGCCTCGTCGGCTCCTCGCAGGCCAACATGTTCGCGTCGATCTCCGCGGGCATCAGCGCCCTGTGGGGTCCGCTGCACGGTGGCGCCAACCAGTCGGTCCTGGAGATGCTCGAAGGCATCAAGGCCAACGGCGGCGACGTCGACTCCTTCATCCGCAAGGTGAAGAACAAGGAGGACGGCGTCCGCCTGATGGGCTTCGGCCACCGCGTCTACAAGAGCTTCGACCCCCGGGCGAAGATCATCAAGGCGGCGGCGCACGATGTCCTCTCGGCGCTCGGCAAGTCCGACGAGCTGCTCGACATCGCGCTCAAGCTGGAAGAGCACGCGCTCTCCGACGAGTACTTCGTCTCGCGCAACCTCTACCCGAACGTGGACTTCTACACCGGTCTGATCTACCGGGCGATGGGCTTCCCCACCGAGATGTTCACCGTGCTCTTCGCGCTCGGCCGCCTTCCCGGCTGGATCGCCCAGTGGCACGAGATGATCAAGGAGCCGGGTTCCCGCATCGGTCGCCCGCGCCAGATCTACACCGGCGAGGTCCTGCGCGACTTCGTCCCGGTCGAGGCCCGCTGACCCGGACCCGCCCCAGGCAAGAGAAAAGCGCCCCGCCGTCGATCCCCCCACGGGTCGACGGACGGGGCGCTTTCCCTATCCCCGGTGCGGATTCCCCCCACGGGACCCGAGCCGGGTGTCTGGTGAGGAGCCGGTGGGCTCCACAGGGTGGTCTGCCGGGACCCGTACGCGTCGGGAGGGCCGCTCAAAGCTCCCCGCGAAGGCACGCGCCCCGGCCGGCAAACGCCCGGACGTCCCCCAAGACATCCGCAGAACGTCCCCCAAGACGTTCTTGGCATCGACTCATTAGACTCGCCCGACCCCCGGTTGGTTACGTTGTGATCTGTGTGATCTGTGTCTCTTGTGAAGGAATGGTGACGGCCATGCGAAGGCCGCCCCCCGCAGGAGGCGGCCAGGTGGCCCGCAGTCAGCGGAACGAGCGCAACCGGAGGCTGTTGCTCACGACGAAGACCGAGGAGAAGGCCATCGCGGCACCCGCGATCATCGGGTTGAGCAGCCCCGCCGCGGCCAGCGGCAGCGCCGCCACGTTGTAGCCGAACGCCCAGAACAGATTTCCCTTGATGGTGGCCAGGGTCCGGCGGGCCAGCCGGATCGCGTCGGCCGCCACCCGCAGGTCCCCGCGGACCAGCGTCAGGTCGCCGGCCTCGATGGCCGCGTCCGTGCCCGTGCCCATCGCGAGCCCGAGGTCCGCCTGGGCCAGAGCGGCGGCGTCGTTGACCCCGTCGCCGACCATCGCGACCGTACGGCCCTGCGCCTGCAGCCTCTTGACGACGTCCACCTTGTCCTGCGGCAGCACCTCCGCGATCACCTCGTCGATGCCCACCGCGCGGGCCACCGCCTCGGCCACGGCCTTGTTGTCGCCGGTCAGCAGCACCGGTTCGAGGCCGAGGGCGCGCAGCCGGGCCACCGCCTCCGCGCTGGTTTCCTTGACCGCGTCCGCCACCGTCAGGACGCCGCGTGCGGCGCCGTCCCAGGCCACCACGACCGCCGTACGCCCCTCGGCCTCGGCCGCCGCCTTGGCCGCGGCCAGCTCCGCCGGCAGCGGGATCGACCAGCCCGCCAGCAGCTGCTCCCGGCCCACCAGGACGGCGTGTCCTTCGACCACGCCCTGGACGCCGAGTCCGGCGACGTTCTCGAAGCTCTCCGGCACCGGCAGCGAACCGGCGCGCTCGGCCGCGCCCGCCGCGACGGCGCGGGCCACCGGGTGTTCGGAGGCGTGCTCCAAGGAGCCCGCCAGGCGCAGGAGTTCGCGCTCCTGGACGCCGTCCGCGGTGATCACGTCCTGGAGGGCCATCCGGCCGGTGGTGACCGTGCCGGTCTTGTCGAGGACCACGGTGTCCACCCGGCGGGTCGACTCCAGCACCTCCGGCCCCTTGATCAGGATGCCGAGCTGGGCGCCGCGGCCGGTGCCGACCATCAGGGCGGTCGGCGTGGCCAGGCCCAGCGCGCACGGGCAGGCGATGATCAGGACGGCCACGGCGGCGGTGAAGGCTGCCGTGGGATCGTCGGTGGCCAGCAGCCAGCCGACCCAGGTGGCGAGGGCCAGGACCAGCACCACGGGCACGAAGACCGAGGAGATCCGGTCGGCCAGCCGCTGTACCTCGGCCTTGCCGTTCTGGGCGTCCTCGACCAGTCGTGCCATCCGGGCCAGCTGGGTGTCCGCGCCGATCCGGGTGGCCTCGACCACGAGGCGGCCGGCCGTGTTGACGGTGGCGCCGGTGACGGTGTCGCCCACGGCGACGTCCACCGGCACCGATTCGCCGGTCAGCATCGAGGCGTCGACGGCGGAGCTGCCCTCGACGACCGTGCCGTCGGTGGCGATCTTCTCGCCGGGGCGGACCAGGAAGCGGTCGCCGACGGCCAGCTGCCCGACCGGGATCCGTACCTCGGCGCCGCCGCGCAGTACGGTCACGTCCTTGGCGCCCAGGTGCAGCAGGGCCTTGAGCGCGGCGCCCGCCTTCCGCTTGGAGCGGGCCTCCAGGTAGCGGCCGAGCAGGATGAAGGCGATGACGCCGGCCGCTACCTCCAGGTAGACGGTGGAGGCGCCGCCGGCCCGGGCGGCGGCATCTACCGCTCCGGGGGTGAAGTCGAAGCCGTGCCGCATGCCGGGCATGCCCGCATGCCCGAAGAACAGGGCCCACAGGGACCAGCCGAACGCGGCGAGGGTGCCCACCGACACCAGGGTGTCCATGGTGGCCGCGCCGTGCCGGGCGTTGGTCCAGGCGGCCCGGTGGAAGGGGTGGCCGCCCCATACGACGACGGGGGCGGCGAGGGTCAGCGACAGCCACTGCCAGTTGTCGAACTGGAGGGCGGGGACCATGGCGAGCAGCACCACGGGGGCGGCCAGCAGGGTCGAGACGATCAACCGGTGACGCAGTGCGGCGAGCTCCGGGTCGGGCACGTCGGCGGCCTCGGCGGGCCCCTGCGCCGCCGGGGCCGGGTCGGCCGCGGCGGGCTCCGGAACGGGCGGCGGGGGCGGCTCCTGGGCCGTGTAGCCGGTCTTGACCACGGTCGCGATGAGGTCGGCGACCTCGGTCCCGGCCGGGTAGGAGACCTTGGCCTTCTCGGTGGCGTAGTTCACCGTCGCGGTGACCCCCGCCATGCGGTTGAGCTTCTTCTCGATGCGGGCCGCGCAGGAGGCGCAGGTCATCCCGCCGATCGACAGCTCGACCTGCGAGGCCGGTGCCGGTTCCGCTGCTATCGGTGCTTCGTGCACGGTGCTGCTGCTCATGTCCGAGCTCCAGAGGGGAGGGCCGGACCGTACGGAACCAGTATCAGCTGGCCGGCGCGGTCCGGCGGGAATCGCCTGAAGAGGGAGGGGTCAGGCCTGGTCGGCGAGCTCGTAGCCCGCCTCGTCGACGGCGGCGCGTACGGCCTCCGCGTCGAGCGGGGCGGCGGAGACCACGGTGACCTCGCCGGTGGCGGCGACGGCCTTGACCGAGGTGACGCCGGGCAGCTCGGACAGCTCGGCGGTCACGGCCCCTTCGCAGTGGCCGCAGGTCATGCCGGTGACCCGGTAGACCGCGGTGACGGCGCCCACCTGGACGGTGGCCGCGCCGTCGTGGCAGGAGCCCGTGCTGGAGCAGCAGGAGGTGGCGGCGGGCTGCTGGGTGTCCGTCTCGGCGGTCATCTCGTTCTCCTCATCACGGCGTACGAAGTCGGTCGGCGGGTGGCGGCGCGTGGTCCGTGTCCCACCGATGACAACACTATACCCCTAGGGGGTATTTCTCGGCGCGAGGTGGCGAAGTGGGATCCGGGTCGGCGTCGGGTCGGTTCCGGCGGTGCCGCGCGCGTGCGCTCCGGGCACCTTCGAGTGAACAACCCTCGTGAACGGTATGTAAATGGCACCTATGCCGCACTCGGGGACGCTTGTGCTCATCGTGGCGATCGCGGCGCTCGCGCCCCTGCTCGGCCCGGTCATCGCCATGGCGGCGCGCGCGAGCCGGGGTGTTCGACGGTGGTCCTGGCCGCCTTCGCACTCGTCACGGCGGGGGCGGTGGTGGGGGCGCTGCGGCCCGAGCCGCCCTGCTTCGCCGACGTCATCGCCAAGACCCTGCACGGCAGCGGGCAGTTCGCGGTGCGCCCGGTCGTACTGCTGCTCGTGGCGATGCCGGGGCTCGCCGAGGTGCTGGATCTGGACATCCTGCTCGGCGCCTTCGCCGCCGGGATGTTCACCCGGCTGATCCTGACCGGCGCCGCGCCGGCGAGCGGCGAACTCGTGCCCTCCAAGGTCGAGGCGATGGGCTTCGGCTTCCTGGTGCCGCTGTCCTTCGTGGTCACCGCGCTGGGGGTCGAGGGCGGGATGCTCGACCCGGGGGAGGCGGCCGCGCCGGTCGGCGCCGGCCTGGTCTCCGTACTGGCCTTCCCGCTGCTCGCGCTCAAGTGCCGGGCGGTCGCGGGCCGCCGGGCCCGGCCCTCGGAACGGGTCAGCGGGCAGGAGACGTGGTGACCATCGGCTCGAGGTAGCGCAGGAGCACGGTCTTCATCTCGGCGACGTACGCGTCCCGCTCGGCGCCCTCGTGGGCCAGGATCACGTCGAGCCCGGACTTGAAGATGCCCAGGACCGTGATCGCGACGCGGGTCAACTGCTCGGGCGGGGTGTCGGGGGAGAAGGTCCGCACGATGTCCTCGATCCGGGTGACCAGGCCCGCGTGGAGCTGATCGTGCTCCTGCGTGATGCCGGGGATTCCGGAGCCGTGCATCAGGGCCCAGAAGGCCGGGTTCTCGCAGTTGAAGGCGATGACCGGGTCGATGACGGCGTCGATCAGGGCGGGCAGCGGCTGCCGCAGGTTCTCCGGGAGGAAGGCCCGGCCGTGGGTCGTGTGCGCCTGCTGGAGCAGGTGCCCGCCCAGCTCGATCGCGATGGCCTCCTTGTTCGGGAAGAACTGGTACAGCGTGCCCGGGGACACGCCGGCCTCGCGCGCGATGGCGTTGGTGCTCGCGCCGGCGTAGCCGTTCCGGCAGAACACGCCGGCCGCGGCCTCCAGGAGCTGGGCGATGCGGCGCTCGCCGCGGGCCTGCCTGCGGCGGGGCTTGGCGTCGTCCGCGGCGGTGGCGGCTTCGGCGGTGGCGCGGGCGGGTGCCGCGGTGTCGGGCGCGGGCGTGTCGTCGGAGGGCGCCGGTGCGTCGAGGGTCGCCGGGCCGGGTGCGCCCCGCCTCGGGGTCCGGCTCGCGCGCTTGCTGGTCTCCGGCTTCCTGGCCTCCGGCACGGCGATCCCCTCCCAGGGGTGATTGACAAACGCGAGAGGTCGCTCGCATTCTTGGGGGAACGCGAGCGATGTCTCGTGTTTGCCATTCTATGGCAATGGACGACCCGTTCCCACGGGTCACGGTGAAGGGGACACCGCCTCATGTCCGTAGTCAAGAACGCCGCTCCGGGGGGTGGCTGGACCCGGTTCGTCACCGCCCGGCCACGGCTTTCGCTGCTGCTCGCGCTGGTCGTCACCGCCCTCGCCGTGTTCGCCGGCAGCGGCGTGGCGGACCGGATGGGCAGCGGCGGCTGGCAGGACCCCGGCGCCGAATCCACGTACGCCACCGAGGCCCTGGAGCGCGAGTTCCCGGCCTCCCAGCCCAATCTGCTGCTGCTCGTGGACGCCGGACCACCGGGCGTGGACGACGCGGGCGTGGCCGCCGAGGCCGCGCGGCTCGCCGGCCGGCTCGCCGCCGAACCGGGCATCACCGGGGTCAGCTCCTACTGGCAGACCCGCTCGCCCGCGCTGCGCTCGGCCGACGGCCGGCAGGCGCTGATCGCCGCCCGCGTCACCGGAGACGAGAAGACGGCCTCCGAGGTCCTCGGCCGGATAGCCCCCTCCTACCGGGGCGCCCACGGGCCGGTGCGGGTCGGCCTCGGCGGCCCGGTGGCCGTGCAGCGCGCGATGACCAGCACCGTCCAGGAAGACCTGGTCCGCGCCGAACTGATCGCCCTGCCCGTCACCCTCGTCCTGCTCGTCCTGGTCTTCGGCAGCGCCGTCGCGGCCCTGCTGCCGCTCGCCGTCGGGATCGTCGCCGTGCTGGGGACCAATGCGGTGCTCCGCGGCCTCACCGAGGTCACCGACGTATCGGTGTTCGCGATGAACCTGACCACCGCACTCGGCCTCGGACTCGCCATCGACTACGCCCTGTTCATCGTGCGCCGGTTCCGCGAGGAACTAGACGCAGGCCGTGACCCGCGGGCGGCCGTCGGGGCCACGCTGCGCACGGCCGGCCGCACCGTCCTCTTCTCGGCGCTGACCGTCGCGGTCTCGCTCTCCGCGATGCTGCTCTTCCCGCAGTACTTCCTGCGCTCGTTCGCCTACGCCGGTGTCGCGGTGGTCCTGCTGGCCGCGGCGGCCGCACTGATCCTGCTGCCTGCCGCGCTGGTCCTGCTGGGCGAGCGGGTCAACTCCCTGGACCTGCGGGCGCTGTGGCGCCGCCGCCGGCCCGCCGGGCAGGCCCCCGCCGCCGAGCGGGGCGCGGGCTGGGCGCGGGTGGCGGTGCTGGTGATGCGCCGGGCACCGGTCTTCGCCATCGCCACCACGGCGGGACTGCTCCTGCTCGGACTCCCGTTCCTGGACGTCCGGTTCGGCACCCCCGACGACCGCCAGCTGCCGCGCACCGCCGAGTCCCATGTCGTACAGCAGCACATCCGGGAGGGCTTCCCGGGCAGTCCGGACGGCGAGCTGCGGATTCTGGCCGAAGGCGCGGCCACACCCGCCCAGTACGAGGAATACCGCGGCCGGATCGAGGGCCTGCCCGGCGTGGCCCGGGTGGCGGGCCCCGTGCGCTCGGGCGAGTACGCCGCGTTCTCCGTCCTCGCCGAGGGCGAGGCGGTGGGCCAGGGAGCCCAGCGGCTGGTCGGGACGGTCCGATCGGTCGACGCGCCCTTCGAGACGGCGGTGACCGGGCGGGCCGCCGTCCTGGTCGACTCCAAGGACGCCATCGCCGCCAAGCTTCCCTGGGCGGGCGCCCTCGTCGCGGGGTCCACCCTGCTGCTGGTCTTCCTGCTCACGGGCAGCCTGCTGATCCCGCTCCAGGCAGTGCTGCTCAATGCGCTGAGCCTGACCGCGATGTTCGGCGCCGTGGTGTGGGTGTTCCAGGACGGACACCTGTCCGGAATGCTGGGCTTCACCCCGACCGGGGACATAGAGACCACGCTGCCGGTACTGATGTTCTGCATCGCCTTCGGGCTCTCGATGGACTACGGGGTGTTCCTCATATCCCGGATCAAGGAGGAGTACGACCGGACCGGGGACCACGAGGGGGCCGTGCGCCTGGGCCTCAGCCGGACCGGAGGGCTGATCACCGCGGCGGCCGTGATCCTCGCGGTGGTGATGGTGGCCATCGGCACCTCGCGGGTCACCAACACCAAGATGCTGGGCCTGGGGATCGCCCTGGCGGTGCTGATGGACGCGATGGTGGTGCGCAGCCTGCTGGTGCCGGCGGTCATGAAGCTGACCGGCCGGGCCACCTGGTGGGCGCCGGGCCCGCTGCGCAGGCTGCACGACCGGTTCGGGTTCAGCGAGGGCGAGTCCGCCCCCGCGCAAGGGCAGGCGGCCGTGGCGGCGGCCGCCCCCGTCCCCGAGCGCGTCGGCTGAGGTGCGGGCCGGTCAGGCCTCCGACTGCCGCCCCCGGTTGCCCGGGCGCCGGGCCACCCAGTCCCGGATCGTGTCGGCGAGCCAGTAAGGCTTCCCCGCCTCGACATGGTCCGGGGGTGGCAGCAGGCCGTGCTTGCGGTACGACCGCACGGTGTCCGGCTGGACCCGGATGTGGGCGGCGATCTCCTTGTACGACCACAGCTTTCGGTCGGTCATCTGCGGTACCTCCTTGTCCGCGCCGCAGGGGGCGGCCGGGAGGCCGTCGGGGGAGCCGGGCACGGACGCTGACGATCACTCAGCCTGTGCCCGGAGAACGACAGTCGGTGACATGGGGGGAGGGGCTGTCGACGGGCTGTGACGGAAGACCCGCGTAATGCGGACATGCGTGACGTGACAGCGATCTCTGTGACGCAAGTGGCACAAGAGACACGGAGCCGGTGGCGGGCGCGAACGGGGCCGCCGCGTTGGATGGGTCGCCGGATCGGACGGTGCCGGGGCGGACCCCGGCGGGGTCGGCGGGGTCCGGCGGTAC
It contains:
- a CDS encoding cation:proton antiporter domain-containing protein is translated as MVLAAFALVTAGAVVGALRPEPPCFADVIAKTLHGSGQFAVRPVVLLLVAMPGLAEVLDLDILLGAFAAGMFTRLILTGAAPASGELVPSKVEAMGFGFLVPLSFVVTALGVEGGMLDPGEAAAPVGAGLVSVLAFPLLALKCRAVAGRRARPSERVSGQETW
- a CDS encoding TetR/AcrR family transcriptional regulator encodes the protein MPEARKPETSKRASRTPRRGAPGPATLDAPAPSDDTPAPDTAAPARATAEAATAADDAKPRRRQARGERRIAQLLEAAAGVFCRNGYAGASTNAIAREAGVSPGTLYQFFPNKEAIAIELGGHLLQQAHTTHGRAFLPENLRQPLPALIDAVIDPVIAFNCENPAFWALMHGSGIPGITQEHDQLHAGLVTRIEDIVRTFSPDTPPEQLTRVAITVLGIFKSGLDVILAHEGAERDAYVAEMKTVLLRYLEPMVTTSPAR
- a CDS encoding MMPL family transporter translates to MSVVKNAAPGGGWTRFVTARPRLSLLLALVVTALAVFAGSGVADRMGSGGWQDPGAESTYATEALEREFPASQPNLLLLVDAGPPGVDDAGVAAEAARLAGRLAAEPGITGVSSYWQTRSPALRSADGRQALIAARVTGDEKTASEVLGRIAPSYRGAHGPVRVGLGGPVAVQRAMTSTVQEDLVRAELIALPVTLVLLVLVFGSAVAALLPLAVGIVAVLGTNAVLRGLTEVTDVSVFAMNLTTALGLGLAIDYALFIVRRFREELDAGRDPRAAVGATLRTAGRTVLFSALTVAVSLSAMLLFPQYFLRSFAYAGVAVVLLAAAAALILLPAALVLLGERVNSLDLRALWRRRRPAGQAPAAERGAGWARVAVLVMRRAPVFAIATTAGLLLLGLPFLDVRFGTPDDRQLPRTAESHVVQQHIREGFPGSPDGELRILAEGAATPAQYEEYRGRIEGLPGVARVAGPVRSGEYAAFSVLAEGEAVGQGAQRLVGTVRSVDAPFETAVTGRAAVLVDSKDAIAAKLPWAGALVAGSTLLLVFLLTGSLLIPLQAVLLNALSLTAMFGAVVWVFQDGHLSGMLGFTPTGDIETTLPVLMFCIAFGLSMDYGVFLISRIKEEYDRTGDHEGAVRLGLSRTGGLITAAAVILAVVMVAIGTSRVTNTKMLGLGIALAVLMDAMVVRSLLVPAVMKLTGRATWWAPGPLRRLHDRFGFSEGESAPAQGQAAVAAAAPVPERVG
- a CDS encoding helix-turn-helix transcriptional regulator; amino-acid sequence: MTDRKLWSYKEIAAHIRVQPDTVRSYRKHGLLPPPDHVEAGKPYWLADTIRDWVARRPGNRGRQSEA